AAGATCCATTGAGACCCTAACCACAAATATTGGTCACGCTTGGCAGAAAGAAGGTGGATCATCCACTATAGATAAAGGCAGGGTTTCTTTTATGATGGGATCAACTGGATTCTTTTTTGTAGGAAAGGGTGGGATTGgagatttgatttcaattatgCTGGGGATTATGGACATAGCTGCTCTCTTACCCCTACCCCTTCTGTTTcctaccttccttccttcccccatgtgCAAGGGGTGGGCTGGGTGAAAGCTGGTTCCCACGCTTGAGATTTATTGTTCTCTCTCTGCAGTGTGGATAAGAAGGGGAATGTCCACTATCTGATTAAATGGAGGGACCTGCCCTATGACCAGGCCTCCTGGGAGAGTGAGGATGTGGAGGTGCAGGACTATGACCTCTACAAACAGGCCTACTGGAATCACAGGtaaggaggtggggtgggggatcttCCTGAACTGCAGGATTGGTAGGATGAAGGGGATCAAGGAATCCTTCTGCCCCTACTGACTCCTTTTCCTTAAAGCAGTGGCCCTGTGCCTGCCTTGCAGTGTGTTTCAGGGTTGGCTCGTCTCTTGGCCACTTTGGATGATTATCCTCCTTGCTATTTGCAGCCCCTCCTCATTTGGTGTCTCCTGCAAATTCCATTCAACTCACAtagccccacccacacccaaagAATATCTTTATACAGGGAGCTGATGAGAGGTGAAGAGGGTCGGCCTGGCAAGAAGATAAAGAAGGTGAAGATGCGGAAGCTGGAAAGACCCCCAGACACACCCACGGTGGATGTAAGTTACTGCTCCCTGTTAGGGAGGCGAGTGGGTTCTGGGATGTGTGGGATACCTGCATCTACAGGGGAAGAGTGTGAAGCATGTTTCTTTCACTCCCACTAGTGATGCCAGCTGGTGCATCTGACTCTTACACATCAGTAAATTACTAAGCTGAAGGCAGAAGGATACGGTCTCCAGAGAGCCCCCTTATTGGGttaaaggggaagggaagaggatatAGAACCTTCAAACTTAGTTTTACCTTGCCATTTAGGGAGGGGACTGGCTGACTTGTCATAGGGAGGGTTTGGTTTCCAAAGTTGAGCTCTTCAGATGGGATGCCATTCAGGGCCAGTTGAGACACATGGCATGGGGGCTTGTCCTGCCACTGTCTCAACTGTGCCTGAACTAGGGAGGCATAAGCTGGAGCCCAGTGCATAGGAAACAGAAGTCTTGGTGGCTGATTTTTGTCTGATTGGTGCAAAGGGACTCAACATTTTTCTCCTTCTACTATAGCCAACGGTGAAGTATGACCGGCAGCCAGAGTACCTTGATGTAACAGGAGGGACATTGCACCCCTATCAGCTGGAGGGGCTGAACTGGTTGCGCTTCTCCTGGGCCCAGGGCACAGACACAATCTTGGCTGATGAAATGGGGCTGGGCAAGACAGTGCAGACAGCTGTGTTCCTGTACTCTCTGTACAAAGAGGTGAGGAGCAAAAGTGGCTGAGGATATGCACATATCTGTGGGAATGCTCTCTTGCCCTGGTGGGATGCAGTTCTGTAACACTCCTGATGACTCTGTCCCCAGGGCCACTCAAAGGGACCCTTTCTGGTGAGTGCCCCACTCTCCACAATTATCAACTGGGAGCGGGAGTTTGAGATGTGGGCTCCAGACATGTATGTGGTGACCTACGTTGGGGACAAGGACAGCCGGGCCATCATCCGGGAGAATGAGTTCTCGTTTGAGGACAATGCCATACGTGGGGGCAAGAAGGCATCCAGGATGAAGGTAAAGAGCCTGAAATTGATTCCAGTTAAGCCCCAGTTACAGCACGCTGGCTCACTTCTAAGAGTTGAGAATTCAGGAATATGAGGACTTCAGCCTCTAGAAACCTGGTTCTGATCTGGGCCGTGAAAGTGGTTGCTAATTGAGGGCTGGTAGGCAATCCTCTGTGAAATAAGTTCTCCATCAGATTCCTGGTAGGACAGGTGCTGCTCGTGTTGTAGACATTTCCACTCCAAGTTCAGTAGTAAATAAGGGAGGTTGTGACTAGGGCTTCCTGGATCTGtcattgactcactgtgtgaccttaagcaagtcccttctctctgcctccatttccccatctgtgaggtGGATGACACTGACCTTACTTTGTAAAGGAATTTGAGATCTATTGCACTAGATAAGAGCGAAATAGGAAACTCAGAGACTGAAGCTCTGACTCCATGTAGAGCCATTGAAAGGGCCAGTTCCTCTGACATTCGTGCAACCTGACTGaaaattccccctctcccccccacttgCCCCCTTTCCCTGATAAAGAACCTTCCTTACCACAGCTGTTAGTTTCTGCAGCATTCCAGCTTTCCCAGTAAATAACCTCTTGAACATTCTAATTGAAAAGAGCCTTTAAACTGACTGCTTGCCTTGCCAAGCCTACAGACAGGCAGCTTGGTAGGGGTGATGTTGCTGCTCAAAGCTTCCACAGCGGTATAGGGAAGCTTGGATTCCTCTGCTTTCACTGTGAGTGGCAGTGAAAATGAGAACCATGCTGACAACTACTTCTCCTCCATGAAGCTCCAGGCAGCACTGAAACAATGTCAACTAATCAGAGTTGTATGGAATGGATTTAGTTCTCTGGCCATACCATTCTCACCCCGCCCCTCCAAGTTCTTCTTTAGTAATTGTCCATTTCCCTAGcattctccttccctctcttcaCCCATTTCTAAACAGTAGACTCTTCTGGAATGAGGCCTGGCCTCCTTAAACATTAACTTGTGGAGGAGAATCCTGTATCTAACTGACCATGGCTGCTAAGGAGGTAAAATGGATTTGTCCAAGTTGGAACTACCTCAGTGCCTGATATTAACACCTTGACTCTTGAAGCCTTGAATGATAGCGAATGGTCAGGGCAGCCTGATGCAGAGGCAGGTCCTCCTCTTGCTGCTTTGGCCTGGGGCTGTACCTATACTTCCCTGTTCCCCTATGGCTAAACTCTCTCATTTTTCCTTGCAGAAGGAAGCATCTGTGAAGTTCCATGTGCTGCTCACCTCCTATGAACTGATCACAATTGATATGGCCATTCTGGGTTCCATTGACTGGGCCTGTCTTATTGTGGATGAAGCTCACCGGCTCAAGAACAATCAATCTAAGGTACAAAAGGAGTTCTGGAGTGATGGCAGGAGGTTGAAGGGGGTGGAAttataggcttttttttttttttttttttaaggccagaccaTTGTTTTAGCCTAATCTCCTGCATAATAAAAGCCAGAGAAtgtcacccagtaattcctgatCAAGCCCATGTTCTCAGATGAGCTGCGTAATGTCTTAGGGTAcctcttcactacccgccgtattggcgggtagcaatcgatttatccgggatcgatatatcgcgtctcgttaagacgtgatatatcggtccccgaacgcgctcaccgtcgactccggaactccaccagagtgagtggcggtagcgcagtcaacgggggagccgcgtggaccccaggtaatttgatccaagatattttgacttcagctacgctattcgtagaccagcccttagacatccaatcttgatttaaggacttcatGTGATAAAAGAATCtaacacaggggtggccaaactacaGCCCTCGAGCCACACCACGTGGCTCGGCCCCGCTCTGGCCAGGGTGCTGGGTCAGGGGCTGCACAATGTGGCTTAGCCCTACTCCGGCCTGGGCGTAGGGTTGGGAGTGGCaccacgcggctcccggaagccgcAGCATGGTCCCACTGTGGCTCCTATGCGCTCCaatggatggggcagcgtgcagagctgcctggccatgcctccgcctaggagccagagaagggacatgctgctgcttccgggagctggtTGAGGGAAgtgctgctcagagcctgcactccctgagcctcttcccctgccccagccctgagtccccctccTGTGCTCCAAAcacctcaatcccagcccagagcaccctcctacaccccaaactcctcatccccagctgcaccccagagcctgcaccccaaccccaattttgtaagCATttatggcctgccatacaatttctattccccgatgtggccctcggaccaaaaagtttgcccaccccgatctaacACATACCTTGCAAGATGTTCTCACGGGCTCATTGTTCAAAaacttgtgccttatttccagtatgaattaGCTAGCTTTGACTTATAGCCATTGGATCTTACGTCTTTgactctttaatttttttatatatataaaaaagcccTCTCCTATTGGAAATCTTCTCCTTTTATGTAGGTTCTTACAgatcatgatcaagtcacctctttacCTCTCAgctaaactaaatagatttaGCTTCAAAGGCTTTCCTTGTAAGGCTGGGTTTTTCAACCCTTGTAGGTGTCCTCTGAatgctttccaatttttcaacatctcttTTGAAGTGTGAACACTGATGTTGGACACTACTTCAATGACATTTTCATCAATGTTGCATATAGAAGTATTACTAGCTTGCCCACATCTGTTAAATATTCCTGTTCATACAAAGGATCATGTTAGTCCTCTTAGTCACTGCATTTCACTGGGAAGCTGGTTTATTATTCACCATGACCTCCAAATCTTTATTGGTtatacttataggatgggggactgtTCTTTATTCCTACATGTATGACCTTCCCTTTGggtatattaaaatgcatgtttgtgcccagtttaccaagcaagcCAGGTTGTTCTGTATGAATGATGTTCCCATGATTTACAACCCCACCAAACTGTCATCTACAAACTTAATCAGCAATTTCATATTTTCTCCCAGACAATAAAGCTATTAAATAATTGTAAACCAacaacagatccctgtgggattcAAAAGAAATCCCCATTAGAATGACACCCTACTAACTACATTTAGAGATCTGTTTTAGACTGTTTCTGATCCATTTCAGATGGGCTACATTGACTTGTTATACTTCTAACTTTTTAATCAGTGCTATGTAGTACTAAGTGAAAGTATACTGTGTGAACAGTTACCTTTGTCAACTAAACTTAATCTCAAAGTATCAAGTCTGTCTGACATTATTTTTCATagaaccatgttgactggcataaATACTTGTTTAATTTGGAGTACCATATCAGCATTCCCATGTTTTTGCCTGGGACTGATTGTTGGGATAACCAGTCTGTTAGCTGGGTCAACCCATTTTTACTGCTTATACATACTAGCACAACCTTAATGTTTTCCCCCCAGTTCTCTGGAACTTCCCTAGTATtcacaattaattaaaaattgccagtaataGATCTACTTGGCCAGGTCTCTTAAACTCTTTGAAAGGGAGGGAGGCTGAAGGATGGTAGGATTCCTGAACTGGAGGAGGTAGAGTGGATATGTCAGTCTGGAGAAGGCTGGTTGGCTGGAAGGGTCTGCAGTTCAAGACACATAAAGGAAATGTGCAGCATCTGATTTGTAGGAACTTGCTGCAGCAGGGTCTCACCCAGGCGGGTCTGAGGACTGAGTATTAGGCAATGTGTGAATGAGATCAGCCTCTGTAAAGACACTAGCCAGGAGGTCCAGTACGTAGGACTCTTGCACAAACTGTCCCTGTAATCTAAGATGAGCCCTGGCTTGAAGGGTTGattctggaaggaattttcctccatggTACAGTATCTTGTGTTGGGAAGGGGGACCAGCAGACTACCTGGATGAGTCCATTGActcccttcctttcttttcttccccagtTTTTCCGGGTGTTGAATGGATATTCCCTCCAGCACAAGCTACTGCTCACAGGAACCCCTCTGCAAAACAACCTAGAAGAACTGTTCCACCTGCTCAACTTCCTGACACCTGAGAGATTCCAGTATGTCTTGTAATGCAGGCCCAGACTGAGTCTGCTTCCTTGTTTCCTTTCCCCACCCTATTTGTCTCCCCATGGACCTGCATCTTCTGCCCTGAGTGCTTGTTTCTCCTGCAGTAACTTGGAAGGCTTCCTGGAAGAATTTGCAGACATTGCCAAGGAGGATCAGATCAAGAAGCTGCATGATATGCTGGGCCCACACATGCTGAGGCGCCTCAAGGCTGATGTTTTCAAGAACATGCCCTCCAAGACAGAACTCATCGTCCGGGTGGAGCTGAGCCCCATGCAGAAGTGAGCATGGGAGGGTGGAGGAGCTACTTGAGACCAACTTATGCCTTCTCTAGGTCCATATGCTTTGGACATGATAGGTGGGATCAAGaattcttgctgctgctgccagggagaaaTAATCTTACACACTCATGTAGGAGATGGAGAGATAATGACTGACCATTGGCAGAGTATAGGTAGCGCTAGTAGGGAAGAATTGCCCAGGTAGTGCCAGGAGCTGGACTGATGCTAGCTGGTGGGGGGGTTTATCTGCCCTTTTTATGATGGGGGCTTAGTGACTCAGATTCTCTCTTCACAGGAAATACTATAAATACATTTTGACAAGGAACTTTGAGGCACTGAATGCACGAGGTGGTGGCAACCAAGTCTCCCTGCTCAATGTGGTCATGGATCTGAAGAAATGTTGTAATCACCCCTACCTCTTTCCTGTTGCTGCTATGGTATGTTCTAGCCCCTCAATCCTCCTCTGAGCAAGGCCCCTTACCCCTCACCCTCACTTGGGGGTGAGCCTGAACTTCCTTGCACCTGGAGCAGCTATCCTTCCCCTTAATTTGGGCTTGAAATGTTTGTAGGCCCTTCCTTcatttccctctgcagcccctgccaAGTGGCAAGCAGAGGGAGTCTCCCTGCAGGGGCCACGAGAGGTAGGGAGGGGAAGATGAAatgagggaaaggggtggaaagagaaaaatggaatGGGAGTGTAGGAGTCAAACGGCAAGATACCAGTGCACAAAGGATGATGGTGCTGAGCCACCACCATGGCGTGTGAGTCCAAGATCTACGGGAAAACGTGCCCCCTCTTCAATTCCTCCCCCAGGAAGCTCCAAAGATGCCAAATGGGATGTATGATGGTAGTGCCCTGATCCGAGCATCTGGGAAATTGCTGCTGCTCCAGAAGATGTTGAAGAACCTCAAGGAAGGAGGCCACAGGGTGCTCATCTTCTCACAGGTAATGGGGCAGTGCCTTCCAGAGGCTGGggaccctgtgtgtgagagaggcagCAATCCAGTTTGGTATCTTCCTACTCAGCTTTATCTCCTTGTTCCCAGATGACTAAAATGTTGGATCTCTTGGAGGATTTTCTGGAACATGAAGGGTACAAATATGAGCGGATTGATGGTGGGATCACAGGGAACATGCGCCAGGAGGCCATTGATCGCTTCAATGGTATGGAACCCTATACACCCCACAGAAAACGAGAACCCTCCCTCACCTCACAGATGCTTGGGGCCCCACATCTGCTGCTAATCCTTAGTGCTGATCTGCAGCACATCCTGCTATGCCATTCCTAGGCCTCTGGGTTGACACTGCCTCCCTGCATGAGGGGCTGGATGTGATGAGTCTGTGGAGTTGAATCTAATGCACAtgctcttccccatccccttcgCTCTCCTCCTGAAGCTCCTGGTGCTCAGCAATTCTGCTTCCTGCTTTCCACTCGAGCTGGAGGGCTCGGTATCAACCTGGCTACAGCAGACACGGTGATCATCTATGATTCAGACTGGAATCCACACAATGACATCCAGGTAAGGCTGTAGGATTGCACTAGAGTCACTAATGGTAATAGGTGACTCTTAGAAATGAGGAGGTCGAAAGAGagagtggagggaggggagagaaggaagcatATATGTGgtcaggcaggggaggggaaaactCCACTGTGGAGAAAGAAAGCACTAAGTGGAGAGGGGGTGGCTGGAAATGATTTGGCAGTGAAGGCTGCTCCCAAGGGGTAACCTGCAGGAAATGGAAGGGGAGAGTGAAAGATCCCAGGAAGATCAGGGCTATGTAAACAAGGTCAGATGGGTGAAGCAGTATAGTATTTGGTTTTGGGGTTGTTCTGAACACACCATCTTCCCCTCAGGCTTTCAGCCGTGCACACAGGATTGGACAGAACAAGAAAGTGATGATTTACCGTTTTGTGACACGGGCTTCAGTAGAGGAACGTATCACTCAGGTGGCGAAGAAGAAGATGATGCTAACACATCTGGTGGTGAGGCCAGGGTTGGGCTCCAAGACGGGCTCCATGTCCAAGCAGGAGCTTGATGACATCCTGAAGTTTGGGACTGAGGAGCTCTTCAAGGATGAGGCCACTGAGGGTGGTGAGTGCCTGGGTGTTGTCTAATGCactgtttttcaaacttttttcccggggacccagttgaagaaaattcttgatgcctgtgacccaacatAACTGGGGATGagcagtttggggtgtgggaggtgctcacctctggggcagagggttggagtgaggGCTgttgggtggggccaggaatgaggggttcagggtttaggagaggactctgggctggggcaaggggttgggatgtgggcccggggctggggatgagggggttggggtgcaggaaggactCCGGGTTTGAGGgtagctcagggcaggggattgggacacggggttggggtgtgaaCTTATCTCCGGTGGTTCCTGGTCAGCAGCATAGCCGggatgcagaggcaggcttcctggctgtcctggcactgtggaccgtgctgcaccctggaagtggccagcagcagttcCAGCTCCTGGGCGAAGCCGTGCATGcggctctcgcccacaggcactgcatcacctctctttcttcccccttctcccgcctcccgcccccctcccccccgctcacatgggctggtgctcggggcaggggcagtgcatggagttCCATGGCCCCCCTGCAtagaagctggacctgctgctggccgcttccagggcgcagcaaggtgttggaacaggtaggcactagcctgccttaactgggcagcaccaccgatgggacttttaacatcccGGTTGATGGTGCTGCCCAGAGCAGCTAGGattcctgggtgctgagcaaggcaaCCCAGTGCCTTGCATGCCATGACCCAATACTGGGTCGCAACctaaactttgaaaaacactggtctagGGGATGCTGGCCAAGGGATGGGAGTGGGaatattctctcccctccccccccccccccccccgctgccgccAAGTGAATGGCAGGAGGGCTGAATGCTGCCTCGTGGAGAGGCCTTGCGTGGCACTCTCCCAAAAGCCCCTTGAGTCTCAACACCAACTGACCGTGCTCCTCTCTTTCAGGTGATAGCAAAGAGGGTGAGGACAGCAGTGTCATCCACTACGATGACAAAGCAATTGAGCGATTACTGGACCGAAATCAGGATGAGACTGAAGACACAGAGCTGCAGGGCATGAATGAGTATCTCAGCTCCTTCAAGGTGGCCCAGTATGTGGTACGGGAAGAAGAGATGGGGGTGAGTATCTTGCTTCTCCTGTTCCAGGGTGCAGGAGTTAAACAGGAACAGATGTGACTAGGGTGTAGACATCTGAAAGTGGTGGGGATGGGTGAGCAGCAGGTATCTGCCCCTGTGGGGATGGGGGTTTTGAATGCATGGCTATTCTCTTATCCCTCTGTccctggagcaggaggaggaggaagtggagcgGGAGATCATAAAACAAGAAGAGTCAGTGGACCCTGATTACTGGGAAAAGTTGCTGCGTCACCActatgagcagcagcaggaggaccTGGCTAGGAACCTGGGCAAGGGTAAACGTATCCGCAAGCAGGTCAACTACAATGATGGCTCCCAGGAGGACAGAGGTACAGAAGGGACACCCACAGGGATTTTTTGTGGGGCTGGGGAGAACAGGACCTGTAAGGATAGGGTCTGTCAGGCTCTCAcgctttttttttcctccttctccagaTTGGCAGGATGACCAGTCAGATAACCAGTCGGATTATTCAGTGGCCTCTGAGGAAGGCGATGAGGATTTTGATGAGAGATCTGAAGGTAGGTGCCCCAGGAGCCTGGGCAATATTCTCTctgggaggaggcagtcaggacACCTTGGCTTGGGAGCTTGGTGCTCCAGTCCTTCTCCATGTAACGTAGGATGTCATGAGTGAATGTTCTCACTATGCTAGGTTGTGTACCTCTTACCTGCTTGTCTGTCTTCCAGCTGCTCGCCGGCCCAGTCGCAAAGGCCTGAGAAATGACAAAGATAAGCCCCTGCCTCCCCTTCTTGCCCGTGTGGGAGGGAACATTGAAGTAAGTGGTACCCTGGAAAGGGCCTTTGAGTCCATGTGTTTGTGCCTGGGGCTCTCACTATACCTGTCCTTCCTTTTTCCAGGTGCTGGGCTTCAATGCCCGCCAGCGCAAAGCCTTCCTTAATGCCATTATGCGCTATGGGATGCCACCCCAGGATGCCTTCACCACCCAGTGGCTTGTCCGGGACCTGCGTGGCAAGTCTGAGAAGGAGTTCAAGTGAGTCTGCATTGGGCAAGGGATGGGAGGTGGTGACATCTGAACTCACTGGGAAAGGGTGAGAATAGTAGCAGAGGGCTCAAGCGGTAAAAGGGGCTGCATGCTGCAGGGGCAAGaagcctgtttggggaggctgagGAGGAataacagaaggggaaactgaaccAAGGGAAAGGAGCTCAGGAACTATCCCAGAGTATTTACGGGTCTGAGCCAGGAGACTGTTGCTTGGGTCACTGGGGACTAGGAGCCCCAGGGCATCTTTTTCCACATGTTGTTGGACCTTTAAGGCTGATCTAATACTGCTACAGGGCCTATGTCTCGCTGTTCATGCGTCACCTATGTGAGCCGGGAGCAGATGGTGCAGAGACCTTCGCAGATGGGGTCCCACGGGAGGGGCTGTCCCGCCAGCATGTCCTCACCCGCATTGGAGTCATGTCACTCATACGCAAAAAGGTGGGTGCTTAGTGGAGCAATGCTGAACTCTCCCTCCACCACACATCATTCCTTTCTCCTCAGAGGTCCTCTTATcacagaagccctgagctcttgTATGCAGTGGACAAACCAGTGGctgctctcttcctctcccacccatcTTTGGGGACTCCCCAGCCTGTGATGTCTTGAGATCCCCATCTACCCTGCTTAGAGGGGCAGCTTAGTGTGATCTCTCCCATGACATGTCTGTTTCTCCACTTCCCCTGCCAGGTGCAGGAATTTGAGCATGTGAATGGGCGCTGGAGTATGCCAGAACTAGCAGAGATAGAGGAGAACAAGAAGCTTTTGCAGCCGGGCTCGCCCTCCCCCAAAACCCCCACACCCTCCACGCCAGGGGACACGCAGCCTAACACACCTGCCCCTGCACCTCCACTTGGTGAGAGCCTTCCCCTTGCATTGCCCCGTGTCCTGCCCCTACCAGTGCTGTTCCCCTCACCAGAGCTGTGGTGAGGAGGACCTGGGGGCGGACGCAGATCAACCTGCCTCTCAGGTTAGGAGGGCTGCCCCCAAAAGATGTGCATGCCCTTAAAGGCAAGAGAGAACATTGCCTTTCCCTGGGTGTGCTGGGGCCAACAGGCAATTCCTGCAGCTGTCCTGTGGGGTCTGAGGACTTTGGTCCCATTGTGGTTCAAGTTGGGTTGGAGGTCCACTTTGTGGGAGCTAAGGGAAAGGTGCACCAAATTGCAATGAAGGTCAGAGCTTACTGATggtctctatttttatttttttatttatatacaaatatGCTGGTCTTGGGTGTGGGAGGCACAGAAGAGGGTGTGAAGGTGGAAGAAGGAGCCAGTACCAGGGAGCAAGGGGAGCCCATGGAGTCTGAGAAGGAACCCAGCCTAGCTTCTGCTGAAGCAGAGGTCCCAATGGAGGTGAGTTAGTAGGTGCTTGTTTGTTTCATACTGTTACAGATATCTCCTTCTTCTGCTGTGCCCATTGTTGTTGTGGTGTTGTCCTGTCCCGTTCTCCTCCCCTGCCCGCCTGGGACAGAGCTAGACTCTGGGGATTCCTAAGAAGAATGCATCTCCTTGTTAACACTCTGTAGAGGTATGAAGGAGCCCTATTTTGTGCTCTGACACTCTGTTCTCCCACAGCTACCCTCTGTGTGGAACACTTCCACCCTGCCTTCAGCTTCTGCTGGTGGGTGGGGTTTCACAGGCTTTGTCCATACGCTGCTCCTCCTTGAGTTAACAGGGTTTCTCTCATCAGCAGTGTGCCCAGCCTGTGGAGACACCCCCACAAGAGGCAAAGTCCCCAATGAACCCCCCAGAAGCAGAGGAGAAAAAGCCTGAGGAACCAGAGGTGAAGGAGGAGCCAATGGAAATGGAAAGCAAAGGTATTAGTGGAGGTTGTTGGAAGCCCAGAACTGTGTGCAGGACCCCAGTTAGTCTCTGTACAGCTCTGGAAACATGCTATCCTCTTTTGGTCAGGGTGAGGCTTTAAACATAAATGTGATTGGGGAAACAGACCAGATTTTAGACTGAACAGTTAAACCCTCTGTAGCTACCAGATTTGATCTCATGGCTTCTATTCCCTTTTTCTCATGCAGCTGATGTGGAGAAGATTGAAGATAGA
The DNA window shown above is from Trachemys scripta elegans isolate TJP31775 chromosome 1, CAS_Tse_1.0, whole genome shotgun sequence and carries:
- the CHD4 gene encoding chromodomain-helicase-DNA-binding protein 4 isoform X1, with amino-acid sequence MASGIGSPSLCSAGSDDEEMEILLNNSIPQHPEPEEEPEEELLSEAETPKIKKKKKPKKLKEPKVPKLSKRQKKELGDSSGEGNEFVEEEEEVLHSDSEGSDYTPGRKKKKKLGPKKEKKNKAKRKEEEEEEEEDDDSKEPKSSAQLLEDWGMEDIDHIFTEEDYRTLTNYKAFSQFVRPLIAAKNPKIAVSKMMMVLGAKWREFSTNNPFKGSSGASVAAAAAAAVAVVESMVANVDAVLPQPPADVPLRKAKTKEGKGPNARRKPKASPRVPDIKKPKTKKVAPLKIKLGGFSSKRKRSSSEDEDLDVESDFDDASINSYSVSDGSTSRSSRSRKKLKAGKRKKKGEDDSTVPVDGYETDHQDYCEVCQQGGEIILCDTCPRAYHMVCLDPDMEKAPEGKWSCPHCEKEGIQWEAKEDNSEGEEILEDVVGDPEEEDDHHMEFCRVCKDGGELLCCDACPSSYHIHCLNPPLPEIPNGEWLCPRCTCPSLKGKVQKILIWKWGQPPLPTPVPRPADADPNTPSPKPLEGRPERQFFVKWQGMSYWHCSWVSELQLELHCQVMFRNYQRKNDMDEPPSGDFGGEEEKSRKRKNKDPKFAEMEERFYRYGIKPEWMMIHRILNHSVDKKGNVHYLIKWRDLPYDQASWESEDVEVQDYDLYKQAYWNHRELMRGEEGRPGKKIKKVKMRKLERPPDTPTVDPTVKYDRQPEYLDVTGGTLHPYQLEGLNWLRFSWAQGTDTILADEMGLGKTVQTAVFLYSLYKEGHSKGPFLVSAPLSTIINWEREFEMWAPDMYVVTYVGDKDSRAIIRENEFSFEDNAIRGGKKASRMKKEASVKFHVLLTSYELITIDMAILGSIDWACLIVDEAHRLKNNQSKFFRVLNGYSLQHKLLLTGTPLQNNLEELFHLLNFLTPERFHNLEGFLEEFADIAKEDQIKKLHDMLGPHMLRRLKADVFKNMPSKTELIVRVELSPMQKKYYKYILTRNFEALNARGGGNQVSLLNVVMDLKKCCNHPYLFPVAAMEAPKMPNGMYDGSALIRASGKLLLLQKMLKNLKEGGHRVLIFSQMTKMLDLLEDFLEHEGYKYERIDGGITGNMRQEAIDRFNAPGAQQFCFLLSTRAGGLGINLATADTVIIYDSDWNPHNDIQAFSRAHRIGQNKKVMIYRFVTRASVEERITQVAKKKMMLTHLVVRPGLGSKTGSMSKQELDDILKFGTEELFKDEATEGGDSKEGEDSSVIHYDDKAIERLLDRNQDETEDTELQGMNEYLSSFKVAQYVVREEEMGEEEEVEREIIKQEESVDPDYWEKLLRHHYEQQQEDLARNLGKGKRIRKQVNYNDGSQEDRDWQDDQSDNQSDYSVASEEGDEDFDERSEAARRPSRKGLRNDKDKPLPPLLARVGGNIEVLGFNARQRKAFLNAIMRYGMPPQDAFTTQWLVRDLRGKSEKEFKAYVSLFMRHLCEPGADGAETFADGVPREGLSRQHVLTRIGVMSLIRKKVQEFEHVNGRWSMPELAEIEENKKLLQPGSPSPKTPTPSTPGDTQPNTPAPAPPLEEGVKVEEGASTREQGEPMESEKEPSLASAEAEVPMEQCAQPVETPPQEAKSPMNPPEAEEKKPEEPEVKEEPMEMESKADVEKIEDRVSSEPSAEPPTINLDEKEEKKEDDKRDVVMLQNGEMLKDSLDERHKKAVKQRFMFNIADGGFTELHSLWQNEERAATVTKKTYEIWHRRHDYWLLAGIINHGYARWQDIQNDPRYAILNEPFKGEMNRGNFLEIKNKFLARRFKLLEQALVIEEQLRRAAYLNMSEDPSHPSMALNTRFAEVECLAESHQHLSKESMAGNKPANAVLHKVLKQLEELLSDMKADVTRLPATIARIPPVAVRLQMSERNILSRLANRSSEPPPPPPPQQVAQQQ